From a single Bacillus pumilus genomic region:
- the disA gene encoding DNA integrity scanning diadenylate cyclase DisA, whose amino-acid sequence MEKEKKGARELDLLDIVQFVAPGTPLRAGIENVLRANTGGLIVVGYNDKVKSVVDGGFHINSAFSPAHLYELAKMDGAIILSDSGQKILYANTQLMPDATIHSSETGMRHRTAERVAKQTGCLIIAISERRNVITLYQGNRRYTLKDIGFILTKANQAIQTLEKYKTILDHAISALSALEFEELVTFGDVLSVLHRYEMVLRIKNEINMYIKELGTEGHLIRLQVNELITDMEQEAALFIKDYVKEKIKDPYVLLKQLQDMSSFELLDDSILYKLLGYPASTNIDEYVYTRGYRLLHKIPRLPMPIVENVVEAFGVLDRIMEADVQELDEVEGIGEVRAKKIKKGLKRLQEKHYIDRQL is encoded by the coding sequence ATGGAAAAAGAGAAAAAAGGAGCGAGAGAACTCGATCTCTTAGATATCGTACAGTTTGTGGCACCAGGGACACCTCTGCGGGCAGGGATTGAAAATGTCCTGAGAGCCAATACTGGCGGGCTTATTGTTGTTGGTTATAACGACAAAGTAAAGAGTGTTGTAGATGGAGGGTTTCATATTAACTCTGCCTTCTCCCCAGCACACTTATATGAATTGGCGAAGATGGATGGAGCTATTATTTTAAGCGATTCGGGTCAAAAGATCTTGTATGCGAATACACAGCTGATGCCAGATGCAACCATCCATTCATCGGAAACGGGCATGAGGCACCGAACCGCTGAACGTGTAGCAAAACAGACAGGCTGTTTAATCATTGCCATTTCTGAACGTAGGAACGTCATTACCTTATACCAAGGGAATCGACGTTATACGCTCAAAGATATTGGCTTTATTTTAACGAAGGCCAACCAAGCCATACAAACACTTGAGAAATATAAAACCATTTTAGATCACGCCATTTCTGCGTTAAGCGCCCTAGAATTTGAAGAACTTGTGACCTTTGGTGATGTATTATCCGTGCTGCATCGTTACGAGATGGTGCTCAGAATCAAAAATGAAATCAATATGTATATCAAAGAGCTCGGAACAGAAGGCCATTTGATCCGTCTGCAAGTCAATGAACTGATTACAGATATGGAGCAGGAAGCGGCTTTATTTATTAAAGATTACGTGAAAGAAAAGATTAAAGATCCATATGTTCTGCTTAAACAGCTTCAAGATATGTCGAGCTTTGAGCTTTTAGATGATTCCATTCTGTACAAGTTACTTGGCTATCCAGCTTCTACAAATATTGACGAATATGTGTACACAAGGGGCTACAGATTGCTTCACAAAATCCCTAGACTGCCAATGCCAATCGTCGAAAACGTGGTTGAAGCGTTCGGTGTGCTCGATCGAATTATGGAAGCGGATGTACAAGAATTGGATGAAGTAGAAGGAATTGGAGAAGTAAGAGCGAAAAAGATAAAAAAAGGATTAAAAAGGTTACAAGAAAAACATTATATCGACCGCCAGCTATAA